Genomic DNA from Methanomassiliicoccales archaeon:
ATCTATCCCAGCAACTGGACGGACCTCATCCACGCCCAGGTTATAGTGGAAGGCGGGAGCGAGGATGGGGATCTGACATTGCCGCTCATCGGTATCATCGGTCTTGTGGTTGTGGCTGCCGTGGTGCTGTGGTTCTTCTGGAGGAGAAAGAAGGAGCCCCTCTGACCATCTGGTTTGTAGGAAGTGATATCTTATACCATCTGTAGCGCCTAGTCCACAACCTGCATCAGTGAAGCAGAGATGAAATGAGAGGTAAGTGAATGTCCAGGCAGCAAAGGGAGTACAATGATGACCTGAACGATCTGACGATCATCGTGCAAGATCATCTGGGGAATGTGATTTCAGGCGATGCGACGGCAATTGATGAGGACTCTGGGGAATGGATAGTCGAACGTGTTTCCGATGGGTACGCCCTCCGCCGCTCCGTCAACGATATCAGGAAGGTCTTCCTGGAGGTGACATCCCGCTGCAATCTGAGCTGTGAGAACTGCGTTCGAAACGCTTGGGATGAGCCCCTGGGGGACATGACTCGCGAGACATTCGACCGCGTCATGGAGGACCTTAGCGCACTTCCGGAGCTTCGTGAGGTGTACTTCGGAGGATATGGTGAGCCGCTTTTGCATCCCGATTTCGAAGAGATGTTGAAGCGTATCAAGTCGCTTGGAGTCCGGGTCACATTGTCCACTAACGGCACCCTGTTGACCGAAGAGAGGGCAAAGGCGCTGGTCGATCTAAGAATCGATCGAATCTATGTCTCAATGGACAGCCCCAAGGCCGATCTCTTCCGAGAGATTCGCGGTGGCTCAGACCTGGATCTGATCATGGAGAATCTGAAGCGAGTGAGGGCTTTGCGGGACGAAAGAAAATCGAGGTTCCCCACAATAGGCCTCGAGTTCGTGATAACCGACAAGAACTTCGATGATATTCAGAAGCTTCCAGCGCTGGCAAGGGAGGTGGGGGCGTCGATCGTTCTTCTTACCCATCTTCTCCCTCACAATGAGGAGATGATGAGACAGATAGCGTACGGCAGGGAGGCCATCGACCTGCCCAAACCCGAAGCATGGTCGGTCCTTGCTGGGCATTTCGTCATGTGGGGGATGATGTCCACCCCGAGAAGCAGGTGGGGAGCTGACAGAAGGTGTCGTTTCGTGAGTGATAAAGGGCTGGTCATCGGATGGGACGGCGGGGTCAGTCCCTGCTACGCGTTATTGCACTCCTACCCATGCTACATTCTTGGGGATAAGAAGCAGGTCTCGCGCTACATGCTCGGAAATCTGAAAGACAGCTCGCTCGCCGATATCTGGAAGAGCAGGGAATATACGCTGTTCAGGTCGACCGTGACCGACTTCAGGTTCCCATCATGCGTGGATTGTGGGTTGAACTGCGATCTGAGGCAACAGAACGAGGACTGCTACGCCAACGAACACTCTTGTGCGGACTGCCTCTGGGCGCAGGATTTCATACGCTGCCCATGAGGTTCTTCAGACGATAGTATCTACGCTGATTCCCTGGACTTCGAGTACCACAGCTTCTCTCCCGCAAGGAACTCGTCCATCCCCTTCTTCTTGATCTTTCTCAGGTTCAGGAGGATGGCGTCGCCATGACCTCCCTTCAGGAAATCCAGCTTCTGGCAGGTCTCGAAATCGTCGCACTCCCAGCAACCCTCGTACTCGCGCTTCTGGCAGCAGAGTCGTATCTTGCAGCCGGGGTTGGCTCCTCCACCCCTGCATGTCTTGTTGCACCGCATCTTGACCATGTTTCCCAGCACTTCGTAGCAGTCGGGGTACTTCTCGAAGACCCTGAACATGGGTATCTTCGAGATGGCCTCAGCGGTCTTCTCGAACCGGGCCGATCTGAGCTCCTTCCTGAGGTCCCTGGCAAGATCCGCTATGGTGCCCTGGTGAATGAAGCACTCCCCGCAGTAGATACCGCAGTAGGCCACCTTCGTTCTGTCCTCCTCCTTGGCCATTGTATCGATCCATGTATGGGACTTTGGCATATTAATGGGTCATTCGAAAGGTTAAAGACCTTTCAGTATCGACCAAGAACCTCCTTGATCTCCTCGATGGCGCTCCTGCCCCTGGGTGTGTCC
This window encodes:
- a CDS encoding LPXTG cell wall anchor domain-containing protein produces the protein GPHSFKFDVEFQGNVICHLTWDELNGTLEGLPTCRKTGIEIGPYETLIIYPSNWTDLIHAQVIVEGGSEDGDLTLPLIGIIGLVVVAAVVLWFFWRRKKEPL
- a CDS encoding DUF3795 domain-containing protein, producing the protein MAKEEDRTKVAYCGIYCGECFIHQGTIADLARDLRKELRSARFEKTAEAISKIPMFRVFEKYPDCYEVLGNMVKMRCNKTCRGGGANPGCKIRLCCQKREYEGCWECDDFETCQKLDFLKGGHGDAILLNLRKIKKKGMDEFLAGEKLWYSKSRESA
- a CDS encoding tungsten cofactor oxidoreductase radical SAM maturase, yielding MSRQQREYNDDLNDLTIIVQDHLGNVISGDATAIDEDSGEWIVERVSDGYALRRSVNDIRKVFLEVTSRCNLSCENCVRNAWDEPLGDMTRETFDRVMEDLSALPELREVYFGGYGEPLLHPDFEEMLKRIKSLGVRVTLSTNGTLLTEERAKALVDLRIDRIYVSMDSPKADLFREIRGGSDLDLIMENLKRVRALRDERKSRFPTIGLEFVITDKNFDDIQKLPALAREVGASIVLLTHLLPHNEEMMRQIAYGREAIDLPKPEAWSVLAGHFVMWGMMSTPRSRWGADRRCRFVSDKGLVIGWDGGVSPCYALLHSYPCYILGDKKQVSRYMLGNLKDSSLADIWKSREYTLFRSTVTDFRFPSCVDCGLNCDLRQQNEDCYANEHSCADCLWAQDFIRCP